The Paraburkholderia megapolitana genomic sequence ACGCCGCCCATACCTGTAACGACGACGCGCTTCATATCAGACCATCCCGCCGTTCACACCGATCACCTGCCGCGTCACATACGAGGCTGCATCGGACATCAGGAAACTCACCACCGACGCGACTTCGGCCGGCTGGCCGACGCGCTTCATCGGCACCGCCTGCAGTCCGTGTTCGAGCGACGTGGTGTCGAGCATGCCGGTCTCGATCAGTCCGGGCGCGACACAGTTGACCGTGATGTTGCGCGTCGCAAGTTCGACGGCCAGCGCTTTCGTCGCTCCGATCAACCCGGCCTTCGCTGCGCTGTAGTTCACCTGGCCGCGATTGCCGATCACACCGGACACCGACGCGATCGTGACGATCCGGCCACCCTTGCGAGCACGCACCATCGGCATCGTCAGGGGGTGGACCACGTTGTAGAACGCATCGAGACCGGTTTCGATCACGATGTCCCAGTCTTCATCGGTAAGCGCGGGAAACGCCGCGTCGCGGGTCACCCCGGCGCAGCAGACGATCCCGTAGTACGCGCCATGCGCGGCAACGTCGGCTTCGAGCAGATTGCGACAGACGGCGCGCTCGCGCACATCGAACTGCAACACGCGTGCCGCGCCGCCCTGGGCGACGATGCCTGCCGTGACCGCGTCGGCTTCGGCGCGGCCACTGCGGCAATGCACCGATACGGCGAAACCGTCGGCGGCAAGCTGATAGGCTATCGCGCGGCCAATGCCGCGATTTGCACCGGTTATAAGGACACGCCGGCTCATGACCTGAAACTCCCTTCAATGAATGTCTGGAAATCGGTGGGCTGATACACCTTGATCACCGCCTCGGCACAGCGTGTCGTGCCGCAATCGATTGTGCATTCGTACGCGCCATGCCCTGCTTCGCTACGCAATAGTTCGCTGGTCTCGATCCGCAACTGCGCCGCGCGCGGAAAAGCGGACAGCACCGCCGTGTAGCTGCGCGAACCGAGCAGCACGCCTGGGCGCGCCGTGCCGCCCGCGCGCATGGCGAGCAGGCCGACGTGAGCGGCAATCGCCTGCGCCATCAGTTCGATGCCGATCCACGCGGGCATTGCACCGTTGGCATCGGCGTACCACGCGGCCGGGTTCACTCTCGCATGCGCGGTGAGCGCATCGTCGGTACACGCGCTCACGCGCTCGAGCAGCAGCATCGTGCCGCGATGCGGCAGGATCGTCTCGACGGGTGGGAAAACAGATTCGATCGTAGGTGTCGTCACGGGCATCACCGGCCAAGGATCAGGCTGACATTGCTGCCGCCGAATGCAAAGGAATTGCTCATCGCGTACGCGCCGCCTGCGCTCGCTAACCGCCGTTCGTCTTCGACGAGATCGAGTACCGGTAGCGCAGGATCGGCCTCACCGTCCCACAGATGGCGCGGCAACGCGACATCTGGACGCGCCAGCGCAAGCCACGCGAACCCCAGTTCGGTCGCGCCGGCTGCGCCGAGCGGGTGGCCGGTCAACGGCTTCGTGCCGCTCGCCGCGACACCCGCCGGGAACACGCGGGCCAGCAAATGCGCTTC encodes the following:
- a CDS encoding 3-ketoacyl-ACP reductase FabG2, which codes for MSRRVLITGANRGIGRAIAYQLAADGFAVSVHCRSGRAEADAVTAGIVAQGGAARVLQFDVRERAVCRNLLEADVAAHGAYYGIVCCAGVTRDAAFPALTDEDWDIVIETGLDAFYNVVHPLTMPMVRARKGGRIVTIASVSGVIGNRGQVNYSAAKAGLIGATKALAVELATRNITVNCVAPGLIETGMLDTTSLEHGLQAVPMKRVGQPAEVASVVSFLMSDAASYVTRQVIGVNGGMV
- a CDS encoding hotdog family protein codes for the protein MPVTTPTIESVFPPVETILPHRGTMLLLERVSACTDDALTAHARVNPAAWYADANGAMPAWIGIELMAQAIAAHVGLLAMRAGGTARPGVLLGSRSYTAVLSAFPRAAQLRIETSELLRSEAGHGAYECTIDCGTTRCAEAVIKVYQPTDFQTFIEGSFRS